One region of Streptomyces sp. CG4 genomic DNA includes:
- a CDS encoding FCD domain-containing protein has protein sequence MNEAEVPQKGTVTQRAIEEIKAMIGEGRLEPGQRLPTERDLAARLGISRSSMREAIRALTVLGVLEARHGSGIYVTALEAGDLLETFGVVADLSRGPRLVELLEVRRILESTATALAAARITADQLTAVEKHLAAMNATDDPEEILAHDLAFHREIAAAAGNETMAAILEGLSSRTFRARVWRGYQEEGAFARTRREHAAIHRALAARDPEAARAAAAAHVGEVEEWLRAQLGAPREGP, from the coding sequence GTGAACGAGGCAGAAGTGCCGCAGAAGGGCACGGTGACCCAGCGCGCCATCGAGGAGATCAAGGCGATGATCGGCGAGGGCCGGCTTGAGCCCGGCCAGCGGCTGCCCACCGAGCGGGATCTCGCCGCCCGGCTGGGTATCTCCCGCAGCTCGATGCGGGAGGCGATTCGCGCGCTGACGGTACTGGGCGTCCTGGAGGCCCGGCACGGCTCCGGGATCTACGTCACCGCGCTGGAGGCCGGGGACCTGCTGGAGACCTTCGGGGTGGTCGCGGACCTGTCCCGGGGCCCCCGGCTGGTGGAACTGCTGGAGGTGCGCCGAATCCTGGAGTCCACGGCGACGGCGCTGGCCGCCGCGCGGATCACGGCGGACCAACTCACGGCCGTGGAGAAGCACTTGGCGGCGATGAACGCCACCGACGATCCCGAGGAGATCCTCGCCCACGATCTCGCGTTCCACCGCGAGATCGCCGCCGCGGCGGGCAACGAGACCATGGCCGCGATTCTGGAGGGCCTCTCGTCGCGTACCTTCCGGGCCCGGGTGTGGCGGGGGTATCAGGAGGAGGGGGCGTTCGCGCGTACACGGCGTGAGCACGCGGCGATCCATCGCGCCCTCGCCGCGCGTGATCCGGAGGCGGCGAGGGCCGCGGCGGCGGCGCATGTGGGTGAAGTGGAGGAGTGGTTGCGCGCACAGCTCGGCGCTCCGCGAGAAGGGCCGTGA
- a CDS encoding alpha-mannosidase, with protein sequence MHDDRTLVEARLRRVLDERIRPAVYPESVPLRVAVWHAPGEPVPVAEGLAAEPERIEVGARWGAPWGTSWFRVTGTVPEAWAGKTVETLLDLGFDENMPGFQCEGLVYRPDGSPVKGLNPRNQWVRVGAPAAGGEEVVLHIEAASNPVILDYHPFLPTRLGDKETAGSDPQYTLARMDLAVFDDTVWQLVMDLEVLGELMAELPVDSARRYDILRAVERALDAVDLQDVNGTADRARQQLTAVLASPAVPSAHRVSAVGHAHIDSAWLWPLRETVRKVARTTSNMTALIEDEPEFVFAMSQAQQWAWVKEHRPEVWARVKKAVAEGRFAPAGGMWVESDTNMPGSEAMARQFVHGKRFFLDEFGIENEEAWLPDTFGFAAGLPQIIKAAGSKWLLTQKISWSRTNTFPHHTFWWEGIDGTRIFTHFPPVDTYNCSMKGSELAHAERNFKDKGRARHSLAPTGWGDGGGGTTREMVAKAARLRDLEGSPTVAWETPRAFFRKAEAEYPEAPVWVGELYLELHRATLTSQARTKQGNRRSEHLLREAELWAATAAVRTGFPYPYDELDRIWKTVLLHQFHDILPGSSIAWVHREARATYERIAAELNDIIDAAQRALAADGDRELVFNAAPHSRAGVLAGGAGARRFPQGTSSAPRPAGGFVLANGLLRAEIDAQGLIVSVYDIQADRETIAPGQAANLLQLHQDFPNMWDAWDVDEFYRNTVTDLTDAEKVRAGEDGTSVRITRSFGDSRVTQVLSLPPGERRLVIDTEVDWHETEKFLKLAFPLDLHAERYASETQFGHVFRPTHTNTSWEAAKFEACNHRFVHLAEPGWGVAVVNDSTYGHDVTRTVRADPDRGTTTTVRVSLLRAPRFPDPETDQGVHRFRHALVPGADIGDAVREGWRINQPERHLTGAHEVAPLVTLDNDAVVVTAVKLADDGSGDVVVRFHEAQGGRARATLTASFEVSDVTVTDLLERPLPDAVERAGTSVALRLRPFELVTLRFRRA encoded by the coding sequence ATGCATGACGACCGCACTCTGGTGGAAGCCCGCCTCAGGCGCGTCCTCGACGAACGCATCCGCCCCGCCGTGTACCCCGAGTCCGTGCCGCTGCGGGTCGCGGTCTGGCACGCGCCCGGTGAGCCCGTACCGGTCGCGGAAGGACTCGCCGCCGAGCCGGAGCGCATCGAGGTCGGCGCCCGGTGGGGGGCTCCCTGGGGCACGAGCTGGTTCCGGGTGACCGGGACCGTGCCCGAGGCCTGGGCCGGGAAGACCGTCGAGACCCTGCTCGACCTGGGCTTCGACGAGAACATGCCCGGCTTCCAGTGCGAGGGCCTGGTCTACCGCCCCGACGGCAGCCCGGTGAAGGGCCTCAACCCGCGCAACCAGTGGGTCCGCGTCGGCGCCCCGGCGGCGGGCGGGGAGGAGGTGGTCCTGCACATCGAGGCCGCCTCCAACCCGGTCATCCTCGACTACCACCCCTTCCTGCCCACACGGCTCGGCGACAAGGAGACCGCCGGCAGCGATCCGCAGTACACGCTCGCCCGCATGGACCTCGCGGTCTTCGACGACACGGTGTGGCAGCTCGTCATGGACCTGGAGGTGCTCGGTGAGCTGATGGCCGAGCTGCCCGTGGACTCCGCGCGCCGGTACGACATCCTGCGCGCCGTCGAGCGAGCCCTGGACGCCGTCGACCTCCAGGACGTGAACGGCACCGCGGACCGGGCCCGGCAGCAGCTCACCGCTGTGCTCGCCTCCCCCGCCGTGCCGTCCGCGCACCGCGTCAGCGCCGTCGGGCACGCGCACATCGACTCGGCCTGGCTGTGGCCGCTGCGCGAGACGGTCCGCAAGGTGGCCCGTACGACCTCCAACATGACCGCGCTGATCGAGGACGAGCCGGAGTTCGTCTTCGCCATGTCCCAGGCCCAGCAGTGGGCCTGGGTGAAGGAGCACCGGCCCGAGGTATGGGCGCGGGTGAAGAAGGCCGTCGCGGAGGGGCGGTTCGCGCCGGCCGGCGGGATGTGGGTGGAGTCGGACACCAACATGCCGGGCTCGGAGGCGATGGCCCGGCAGTTCGTGCACGGAAAGCGGTTCTTCCTGGACGAGTTCGGCATCGAGAACGAGGAGGCGTGGCTGCCGGACACCTTCGGCTTCGCCGCGGGCCTGCCGCAGATCATCAAGGCGGCGGGCTCGAAGTGGCTGCTGACGCAGAAGATCTCCTGGTCCCGGACGAACACGTTCCCGCACCACACCTTCTGGTGGGAAGGCATCGACGGCACCCGGATCTTCACCCACTTCCCGCCCGTCGACACCTACAACTGCTCCATGAAGGGCAGCGAACTCGCCCACGCGGAGCGCAACTTCAAGGACAAGGGCCGGGCCCGGCACTCCCTCGCGCCCACCGGCTGGGGCGACGGAGGCGGCGGCACGACCCGCGAGATGGTCGCCAAGGCGGCCCGGCTGCGCGACCTGGAAGGCTCGCCGACCGTCGCCTGGGAGACACCCCGCGCCTTCTTCCGGAAAGCCGAGGCCGAGTACCCCGAGGCGCCCGTCTGGGTCGGCGAGCTGTACCTCGAACTGCACCGCGCCACGCTCACCAGCCAGGCCAGGACCAAACAGGGCAACCGGCGCAGCGAACACCTGCTGAGGGAGGCGGAGCTGTGGGCGGCCACCGCCGCCGTCCGCACCGGATTCCCCTACCCCTACGACGAGTTGGACCGGATCTGGAAGACGGTCCTGCTGCACCAGTTCCACGACATCCTGCCCGGCTCGTCCATCGCCTGGGTGCACCGGGAGGCACGGGCGACGTACGAGCGGATCGCCGCGGAACTGAACGACATCATCGACGCGGCCCAGCGCGCCCTGGCCGCCGACGGCGACCGGGAACTGGTCTTCAACGCGGCACCACACAGCCGCGCCGGCGTTCTCGCCGGCGGCGCGGGAGCACGGCGCTTTCCGCAGGGGACGAGCTCCGCCCCGCGCCCCGCCGGTGGATTCGTCCTGGCCAATGGCCTGCTCCGGGCCGAGATCGACGCCCAGGGGCTGATCGTCTCCGTCTACGACATCCAGGCCGACCGCGAGACCATCGCCCCCGGCCAGGCGGCCAACCTCCTCCAGCTCCACCAGGACTTCCCGAACATGTGGGACGCCTGGGACGTGGACGAGTTCTACCGGAACACGGTCACCGACCTCACGGACGCGGAGAAGGTGAGGGCCGGTGAGGACGGTACGTCGGTGCGGATCACACGCTCCTTCGGCGACTCCCGCGTCACCCAGGTGCTGTCCCTGCCGCCGGGCGAGCGGCGCCTGGTCATCGACACCGAGGTCGACTGGCACGAGACGGAGAAGTTCCTGAAGCTGGCCTTCCCGCTCGACCTGCACGCCGAACGCTACGCCTCCGAGACCCAGTTCGGGCATGTCTTCCGCCCCACCCACACCAACACCTCCTGGGAGGCGGCCAAGTTCGAGGCGTGCAACCACCGCTTCGTCCACCTGGCGGAGCCCGGCTGGGGCGTGGCGGTCGTCAACGACTCGACGTACGGCCACGACGTGACCCGCACGGTGCGCGCCGACCCCGACCGCGGTACGACGACCACGGTCCGCGTCTCCCTCCTGCGCGCCCCGCGCTTCCCCGACCCCGAGACCGACCAGGGCGTCCACCGCTTCCGGCACGCGCTCGTGCCCGGCGCGGACATCGGGGACGCGGTCCGCGAGGGCTGGCGGATCAACCAGCCGGAACGCCACCTGACCGGTGCCCATGAGGTGGCCCCGCTGGTCACCCTGGACAACGACGCCGTGGTCGTCACGGCGGTGAAGCTCGCCGACGACGGCAGCGGGGACGTGGTGGTCCGCTTCCACGAGGCCCAGGGGGGCCGGGCCCGCGCGACGCTCACGGCGAGCTTCGAGGTGTCGGACGTGACGGTGACGGATCTGCTGGAGCGGCCACTGCCGGATGCCGTGGAGCGCGCGGGCACCAGCGTCGCTCTTCGCTTGCGGCCGTTCGAGCTGGTGACCTTGCGGTTCAGGCGAGCCTGA
- a CDS encoding endo-beta-N-acetylglucosaminidase, whose amino-acid sequence MNPSRRTVLVAGAAATLVPAAPALAATRPKAAATAPYASYWYPDSLPAGSPDTGITWRSLKSWRAADDADLVCNAASVPLAARFTPTPTNTTARSGQARIQALVSFGPTSNNPSQGSATADYYALTHWSYLDELVFWGGSAGEGLILAPNAPIVDAAHRHGVPVLGNIFLPPVAYGGQLQWTRDLVQKDASGHHPLAAQLVAVAAAYGFDGWFVNAETGGGNTALGQAMLGFVKELKALAAAKGQRVTWYDAMTVNGTVSWQGALDSQNQAFFQAADAMFVDFRWSAGTLASSGTKAGRLGRSRYELWAGVDVESNGSDTSVDWDAIVPSGKQHISSIGFYRPEWTRSHLPADQRAPEDFHAADDRFWTGRSADPSRPDASDPWRAPAVSVADRSTVTSLPFATVFNTGHGLRWYENGAVTSDTAWNHLGLQDRLPSRRWVVRTTGERPAVTFDFAAAWRGGSSVLVDGALDQPVVVDLYATRLPIGADTVVELTYRTDAGAVHVEPGVATAEPSGAGAAPPYTYPAVTSVDEGVNGWQSVSLPLTGLTGTVHALGVRLTATAGPVRWRLGGLAVRGTGTAPAAPTGARITAATGGDLRLAWDAAPGAVRHYELHRVLPDGTRRFLGGTCQRAYFLTGLRPEQGESAARFELRAVGELYNASAPVTVTHTW is encoded by the coding sequence GTGAACCCCAGCAGACGCACCGTCCTCGTCGCCGGCGCCGCGGCCACCCTGGTCCCGGCCGCTCCCGCCCTGGCAGCCACCCGTCCGAAAGCCGCCGCCACCGCGCCGTACGCCTCCTACTGGTACCCGGACTCGCTCCCCGCCGGCAGCCCGGACACCGGCATCACCTGGCGCAGCCTGAAGAGCTGGCGCGCGGCCGACGACGCCGACCTCGTCTGCAACGCCGCGTCCGTGCCGCTCGCCGCCCGTTTCACCCCGACTCCCACGAACACCACGGCCCGCTCCGGCCAGGCCCGCATCCAGGCCCTCGTCTCCTTCGGACCCACCTCGAACAACCCGTCCCAGGGCTCGGCCACCGCCGACTACTACGCCCTCACCCACTGGTCCTACCTCGACGAACTGGTCTTCTGGGGCGGCTCGGCCGGCGAGGGCCTGATCCTCGCGCCGAACGCTCCGATCGTGGACGCGGCCCACCGGCACGGCGTCCCGGTGCTCGGAAACATCTTCCTGCCACCGGTGGCGTACGGCGGGCAGCTGCAGTGGACCCGGGACCTCGTGCAGAAGGACGCCTCCGGGCACCATCCGCTCGCCGCGCAACTCGTCGCGGTCGCGGCGGCCTACGGCTTCGACGGCTGGTTCGTCAACGCCGAGACGGGCGGCGGGAACACCGCCCTCGGCCAGGCCATGCTCGGCTTCGTGAAGGAGCTGAAGGCGCTCGCGGCGGCCAAGGGGCAGCGGGTGACCTGGTACGACGCGATGACCGTGAACGGCACGGTCAGCTGGCAGGGCGCCCTCGACAGCCAGAACCAGGCCTTCTTCCAGGCCGCCGACGCCATGTTCGTGGACTTCCGCTGGAGCGCGGGCACGCTCGCGTCCTCGGGCACGAAGGCGGGCCGACTGGGCCGCAGCCGCTATGAGTTGTGGGCGGGAGTGGACGTGGAGTCGAACGGTTCGGACACGTCGGTGGACTGGGACGCGATCGTGCCGTCCGGCAAGCAGCACATCTCCTCGATCGGCTTCTACCGGCCGGAGTGGACCCGCAGCCACCTGCCCGCCGACCAGCGCGCCCCCGAGGACTTCCACGCCGCCGACGACCGGTTCTGGACCGGGCGCTCGGCGGACCCCTCCCGGCCGGACGCGAGTGATCCCTGGCGGGCGCCCGCGGTGTCGGTCGCGGACCGCTCGACGGTGACCTCACTGCCGTTCGCGACCGTGTTCAACACGGGGCACGGGCTGCGCTGGTACGAGAACGGGGCCGTCACCTCGGACACGGCCTGGAACCACCTCGGGCTGCAGGACCGGCTGCCGTCACGGCGCTGGGTGGTGCGCACCACGGGGGAGCGGCCCGCGGTGACCTTCGACTTCGCCGCCGCCTGGCGGGGCGGGAGCAGCGTGCTGGTGGACGGTGCGCTCGATCAACCCGTGGTGGTGGATCTGTACGCGACCCGGCTGCCGATCGGCGCTGACACGGTCGTCGAGCTGACGTACCGGACCGACGCGGGGGCCGTGCACGTCGAGCCGGGCGTGGCGACGGCCGAGCCGAGCGGCGCCGGGGCGGCTCCGCCGTACACGTATCCGGCGGTGACCTCGGTCGACGAGGGCGTCAACGGCTGGCAGTCCGTGTCGCTGCCGCTCACCGGGCTGACCGGCACCGTCCACGCCCTCGGCGTGCGGCTCACGGCCACCGCGGGCCCGGTGCGCTGGCGCCTCGGCGGTCTCGCCGTCCGGGGCACCGGCACCGCCCCGGCAGCCCCCACGGGCGCCCGGATCACCGCCGCGACCGGCGGCGACCTGCGCCTCGCCTGGGACGCCGCCCCCGGCGCCGTCCGCCACTACGAACTGCACCGCGTGCTGCCCGACGGCACCCGGCGCTTCCTCGGCGGCACCTGCCAGCGCGCCTACTTCCTCACCGGCCTGCGGCCCGAGCAGGGGGAGAGCGCCGCACGGTTCGAACTGCGCGCCGTGGGGGAGCTCTACAACGCCTCGGCCCCCGTGACCGTGACCCACACCTGGTAG
- a CDS encoding glycosyl hydrolase: MPPAVRFGVNYTPSEGWFHHWLDFDLDSVRADLDAIAALGLDHIRVFPLWPYFQPNRTLIRPHAVEQLVALADAAAERGLDVNVDGLQGHLSSFDFLPAWTRTWHRRNLFTDPEVVEGQAAYLRTLAAALADRPHFIGMTVGNEVNQFAAGPHPDPDRITSAEAERWLVRMLAACAEGAPDRLHLHASYDAAWYQDDQPFTPAHSARLGDVTAVHSWVFNGTAQRHGRTSVPAEHHAAYLTELSKAWADAPHRPVWLQEVGAPAPLVPAEHAAAFAEATVTHALDCPDLWGITWWCSHDVARGLADFPELEYGLGLFTNDRAPKDIARVLAGAAHRTPRVPAVRTTALVVPDDPARRSRCAPGGPVFDAFFRLVADGARPTTVLDTRADDKDHLAARGITEVVTPDQVLPTPHGGTRS, encoded by the coding sequence ATGCCTCCTGCCGTCCGCTTCGGCGTCAACTACACCCCGAGCGAAGGGTGGTTCCACCACTGGCTCGACTTCGACCTGGACTCGGTGCGCGCCGACCTCGACGCGATCGCCGCACTCGGCCTGGACCACATCCGCGTCTTCCCGCTGTGGCCCTACTTCCAGCCCAACCGCACCCTGATCCGCCCGCACGCCGTAGAACAGCTCGTGGCCCTCGCCGACGCGGCCGCGGAACGCGGCCTGGACGTCAATGTGGACGGCCTGCAAGGCCACTTGAGCAGCTTCGACTTCCTGCCCGCGTGGACCCGCACCTGGCACCGGCGCAACCTCTTCACCGACCCGGAGGTGGTCGAGGGCCAGGCCGCCTATCTGCGCACCCTCGCCGCCGCCCTCGCCGACCGCCCCCACTTCATCGGCATGACCGTCGGCAACGAGGTCAACCAGTTCGCCGCCGGCCCCCACCCCGACCCCGACCGCATCACCTCAGCGGAAGCCGAGCGGTGGCTCGTCCGGATGCTGGCCGCCTGCGCCGAGGGCGCCCCGGACCGGCTGCACCTGCACGCCTCCTACGACGCGGCCTGGTACCAGGACGACCAGCCCTTCACCCCCGCCCACTCCGCCCGCCTCGGCGACGTCACCGCCGTGCACTCCTGGGTGTTCAACGGCACCGCCCAGCGTCACGGCCGTACCTCGGTGCCGGCCGAGCATCACGCCGCCTATCTGACCGAGCTGAGCAAGGCCTGGGCGGACGCACCTCACCGGCCGGTGTGGCTGCAGGAGGTCGGCGCGCCCGCGCCGCTCGTGCCCGCCGAGCACGCGGCCGCCTTCGCCGAGGCCACCGTCACCCATGCCCTCGACTGCCCCGACCTGTGGGGCATCACCTGGTGGTGCTCCCACGACGTGGCGCGCGGCCTCGCCGACTTCCCCGAACTCGAATACGGGCTGGGCCTGTTCACCAACGACCGCGCGCCCAAGGACATCGCCCGCGTGCTGGCCGGCGCGGCGCACCGGACCCCTCGGGTTCCGGCTGTGCGCACCACCGCCCTCGTCGTGCCCGACGATCCGGCGCGCCGCTCCCGGTGCGCCCCCGGCGGACCCGTCTTCGACGCCTTCTTCCGGCTCGTCGCCGACGGCGCCCGTCCCACCACCGTCCTCGACACCCGCGCGGACGACAAGGACCACCTCGCCGCGCGCGGGATCACCGAGGTCGTCACTCCCGACCAGGTACTCCCCACCCCACACGGAGGCACCCGCTCGTGA
- a CDS encoding carbohydrate ABC transporter permease yields the protein MSVLEKVRPEPPGTARREPRVTDEHGRRIRAGELVWRYLLLLGVLALTVGPFLWQLSTSLKGPTEDIYGSPPSLLPAHPTLHNYTRVADTIPVWDYALNSLKVATANVVTNCVGSALAGYALARLRFRGRRGTTLAFVLAMLVPVEGIVIAQFTTMRELGLNNTLIGVVLPGAIGAMNVLLMRGAFRALPYEIEEAAYVDGANVWQRFLRIALPSVKGTLAVVAIFAFMGAWDDFLWPLIVLSDPSKFTLTIGLNYLHGTFANDERIVAAGTVIAVAPLIALFACLQRYFFRGVGEGAVKG from the coding sequence GTGAGCGTCCTGGAGAAGGTACGGCCCGAGCCGCCCGGCACCGCCCGGCGCGAGCCGCGCGTCACCGACGAACACGGTCGCCGTATCCGCGCCGGCGAGCTGGTCTGGCGCTATCTGCTGCTCCTCGGCGTCCTCGCGCTGACCGTCGGCCCGTTCCTCTGGCAGCTGTCGACCTCCCTCAAGGGTCCCACCGAGGACATCTACGGCTCGCCGCCGAGCCTCCTGCCCGCCCACCCCACGCTGCACAACTACACGCGGGTCGCCGACACCATCCCCGTCTGGGACTACGCCCTGAACTCCCTGAAGGTCGCCACCGCCAACGTCGTCACCAACTGCGTCGGCTCGGCGCTCGCCGGATACGCCCTGGCCCGGCTGCGCTTCAGGGGCCGACGCGGGACCACGCTGGCGTTCGTGCTCGCGATGCTCGTGCCCGTCGAGGGCATCGTCATCGCCCAGTTCACCACCATGCGCGAACTCGGCCTGAACAACACCCTGATCGGGGTCGTCCTGCCCGGCGCGATCGGTGCGATGAACGTGCTGCTGATGCGGGGCGCCTTCCGCGCCCTGCCGTACGAGATCGAGGAGGCGGCCTACGTCGACGGCGCCAACGTCTGGCAGCGGTTCCTGCGCATCGCGCTGCCGTCGGTGAAGGGCACGCTGGCCGTGGTCGCGATCTTCGCCTTCATGGGCGCCTGGGACGACTTCCTGTGGCCGCTGATCGTGCTCAGCGACCCGTCCAAGTTCACCCTCACCATCGGCCTGAACTATCTGCACGGCACCTTCGCCAACGACGAACGCATCGTCGCCGCCGGCACCGTGATCGCCGTGGCCCCGCTCATCGCCCTCTTCGCCTGCCTGCAGCGGTACTTCTTCCGAGGTGTCGGCGAGGGCGCCGTCAAGGGCTGA
- a CDS encoding carbohydrate ABC transporter permease, which produces MAVPVRIRRQLPISPWLFAAPGLLVTGAFVLYPFVSTLVNSFTDRRTLLPGHFVGLANFRELLQDDMFWTGLRNSTLYIAGVVPALVVLPLLLALLVQKNIPGITFFRSAFYTPVVASIVVVGLIWVWLLDERGLVDSVLETAGIGRIGFLSDQWLLLLSAMAVTVWKGLGYYMIIYLAALAHVPRELHEAAAVDGAGPVRRFFSVTVPAVRSTMVLVAALSSVAAFKVFSEVYLMAGPAGGPAGEDTTLVMLVQRTGTGLTGRVGYASALSVVVFVVTVALMLLVLRADRREES; this is translated from the coding sequence GTGGCCGTCCCCGTGCGCATCAGACGCCAACTGCCCATCAGCCCTTGGCTGTTCGCCGCCCCCGGACTGCTCGTCACCGGCGCGTTCGTGCTCTACCCGTTCGTCTCCACCCTGGTGAACTCCTTCACCGACCGCCGCACCCTGCTGCCGGGGCACTTCGTGGGCCTCGCCAACTTCCGGGAGCTGCTCCAGGACGACATGTTCTGGACCGGGCTGCGCAACAGCACCCTGTACATCGCCGGGGTCGTCCCCGCCCTCGTCGTCCTGCCGTTGCTGCTCGCACTGCTGGTGCAGAAGAACATCCCCGGCATCACCTTCTTCCGCTCCGCCTTCTACACCCCGGTCGTCGCCTCGATCGTGGTCGTCGGGCTCATCTGGGTGTGGCTGCTGGACGAACGCGGACTGGTCGACTCGGTGCTGGAGACCGCCGGGATCGGCCGGATCGGGTTCCTCAGCGACCAGTGGCTGCTCCTGCTGAGCGCGATGGCCGTCACGGTGTGGAAGGGCCTCGGCTACTACATGATCATCTATCTCGCGGCGCTCGCCCATGTGCCGCGCGAGTTGCACGAGGCCGCCGCCGTGGACGGCGCGGGCCCCGTGCGTCGCTTCTTCTCGGTCACCGTGCCCGCCGTGCGCTCCACGATGGTGCTGGTCGCCGCGCTGTCCTCGGTCGCCGCGTTCAAGGTGTTCTCCGAGGTGTACCTGATGGCGGGCCCGGCCGGCGGGCCGGCCGGTGAGGACACCACCCTGGTCATGCTCGTCCAGCGCACCGGCACCGGTCTGACCGGCCGGGTCGGCTACGCCTCCGCGCTCTCGGTCGTCGTGTTCGTCGTCACCGTCGCGCTGATGCTGCTCGTCCTGCGCGCCGACCGCAGGGAGGAGTCGTGA
- a CDS encoding ABC transporter substrate-binding protein gives MPQSRRALAAAVVALVLPLSACGSGGDGGGSTDASGKVEGDITFQTWNLRANFTSYFEGLIADFEKKYPGTHVKWVDQPAEGYPDKLSADAAGGTLPDVVNVSPDLVAPLARAGLAMDLDKAAGKYRSEYLDGAWAGHQVPGMSGTYAFPWYLNTGPLFYNKALFEKAGLDPDKPPKTYGELFADALQMGRKSGGQVATLANVPTIEDFGRYGVTLMNRQGTAFAFNDAKGVELLTEYKKLYDAKALDPQALTATPESSGKKFLTGAVAMNPGSALDLDNFKKNAPSLYRNIGITDQITSTGHVNMYVMGVMVNSRTRHTPAAVAFAHFVTDARNQMSFAKKVAIFPSTAGSLNDPYFTKEDGTDETRVRIAAAKSLKNAVNYTPVLFSDQMKTALRNEVAKALQGKESPQQALDNAVNAADRLLRQG, from the coding sequence GTGCCCCAGTCCCGCAGAGCCCTCGCCGCCGCTGTCGTCGCCCTCGTCCTGCCGCTGAGCGCCTGCGGTTCGGGCGGGGACGGCGGCGGCTCGACCGACGCCTCCGGCAAGGTCGAGGGCGACATCACCTTCCAGACCTGGAACCTGCGCGCGAACTTCACGTCGTACTTCGAGGGCCTCATCGCCGACTTCGAGAAGAAGTACCCCGGCACTCATGTGAAATGGGTCGACCAGCCCGCCGAGGGCTACCCCGACAAACTCAGCGCCGACGCCGCCGGCGGCACCCTGCCCGACGTCGTCAACGTCTCCCCGGACCTGGTCGCCCCCCTCGCCAGGGCCGGGCTCGCCATGGACCTCGACAAAGCCGCCGGAAAGTACCGGTCCGAGTACCTGGACGGCGCCTGGGCCGGCCACCAGGTGCCCGGCATGAGCGGCACGTACGCCTTCCCCTGGTATCTGAACACCGGCCCGCTCTTCTACAACAAGGCGCTCTTCGAGAAGGCCGGGCTCGACCCCGACAAGCCGCCGAAGACCTACGGCGAACTCTTCGCCGACGCCCTGCAGATGGGAAGGAAGAGCGGAGGTCAGGTCGCCACCCTGGCCAACGTGCCCACCATCGAGGACTTCGGTCGCTACGGCGTCACCCTGATGAACCGGCAGGGCACCGCGTTCGCCTTCAACGACGCCAAGGGAGTCGAACTCCTCACCGAGTACAAGAAGTTGTATGACGCCAAGGCCCTCGACCCGCAGGCACTGACCGCGACCCCGGAGTCCTCCGGCAAGAAGTTCCTCACCGGCGCCGTCGCCATGAACCCCGGCAGCGCCCTCGACCTCGACAACTTCAAGAAGAACGCCCCGAGCCTGTACAGGAACATCGGCATCACCGACCAGATCACCAGCACCGGGCACGTCAACATGTATGTGATGGGGGTGATGGTCAACTCCCGCACCCGGCACACCCCGGCCGCCGTGGCCTTCGCGCACTTCGTCACCGACGCCCGCAACCAGATGTCCTTCGCGAAGAAGGTGGCCATCTTCCCGAGCACCGCCGGTTCCCTGAACGACCCGTACTTCACCAAGGAGGACGGCACCGACGAGACCCGGGTGCGCATCGCCGCCGCCAAGTCCCTGAAGAACGCGGTCAACTACACCCCCGTGCTGTTCAGCGACCAGATGAAGACCGCGCTGCGCAACGAGGTGGCCAAGGCGCTCCAGGGCAAGGAGAGCCCCCAGCAGGCCCTCGACAACGCTGTCAACGCCGCCGACCGTCTGCTGCGGCAGGGCTGA